The following proteins are co-located in the Streptomyces sp. NBC_00435 genome:
- a CDS encoding NAD+ synthase — protein sequence MPQLRLALNQIDSHVGNIAANADSVVHWTRHSAEQGAHLVAFPEMVLTGYPVEDLALRGSFVDASRTALRELARRLAAEGFGDLPVVVGYLDRTERAVPRLGRPAGSPENAAAVLFGGEVVLRFAKHHLPNYGVFDEFRYFVPGDTQPVIRVRGVDVALAICEDLWQEGGRVPATRSAGAGLLISINASPYERNKDDLRLELVRKRAQEAGCTLAYLAMIGGQDELVFDGDSIVVDADGEVVARAPQFSEGCVLVDLELPAASDTPVEGTVDDGLRIDRVILSEEPVAPYEPVVTGGYADRLDDDEEIYDALVVGLRAYVRKNGFRSVLIGLSGGIDSALVAAIACDAIGAQNVYGVSMPSKYSSDHSRGDAADLAGRTGLNFRTVPIEPMFDAYMGSLGLTGLAEENLQSRLRGTMLMALSNQEGHIVLAPGNKSELAVGYSTLYGDSVGAYGPIKDVYKTDVFRLAEYRNRAAAERGETPPIPENSIVKPPSAELRPGQVDTDSLPDYPVLDGILDLYVDRDQGLEAIVSAGYDPELVAKTLRMVDTAEYKRRQYPPGTKISAKGFGKDRRLPITNGWREQA from the coding sequence GTGCCTCAACTACGCCTCGCTCTGAATCAGATCGATTCGCACGTCGGCAACATCGCCGCCAACGCCGACTCGGTCGTCCACTGGACCCGGCACTCCGCCGAACAGGGCGCCCACCTGGTGGCGTTCCCGGAGATGGTGCTGACCGGGTACCCCGTCGAGGACCTGGCCCTGCGCGGTTCCTTCGTCGACGCCTCCCGTACGGCGCTGCGCGAACTCGCGCGGCGCCTGGCGGCCGAGGGCTTCGGGGACCTCCCGGTCGTCGTCGGCTACCTCGACCGTACGGAGCGGGCCGTGCCTCGGCTCGGCCGCCCGGCGGGATCCCCGGAGAACGCGGCGGCCGTGCTGTTCGGCGGAGAGGTCGTCCTGCGCTTCGCCAAGCACCACCTCCCCAACTACGGCGTGTTCGACGAGTTCCGGTACTTCGTGCCCGGCGACACCCAGCCGGTGATCCGGGTGCGGGGCGTGGACGTGGCCCTGGCCATCTGCGAGGACCTCTGGCAGGAGGGCGGGCGCGTGCCCGCCACCCGCTCCGCCGGGGCCGGGCTGCTGATCTCCATCAACGCGTCCCCGTACGAGCGCAACAAGGACGACCTGCGCCTCGAACTGGTCCGCAAGCGCGCCCAGGAGGCCGGCTGCACCCTCGCCTACCTGGCGATGATCGGCGGCCAGGACGAGCTCGTCTTCGACGGCGACTCGATCGTGGTCGACGCGGACGGTGAGGTCGTCGCGCGCGCCCCGCAGTTCTCCGAGGGCTGCGTGCTGGTCGACCTCGAGCTGCCGGCCGCCTCGGACACGCCGGTCGAGGGCACCGTCGACGACGGCCTGCGCATCGACCGCGTGATCCTCTCCGAGGAGCCGGTCGCCCCGTACGAGCCGGTGGTGACCGGCGGCTACGCCGACCGACTGGACGACGACGAGGAGATCTACGACGCGCTGGTCGTGGGTCTGCGCGCGTACGTGAGGAAGAACGGGTTCCGCTCGGTCCTCATCGGCCTCTCCGGCGGCATCGACTCCGCGCTCGTCGCCGCCATCGCCTGCGACGCGATCGGCGCGCAGAACGTGTACGGCGTCTCGATGCCCTCCAAGTACTCCTCGGACCACTCCCGGGGCGACGCGGCCGACCTGGCCGGGCGGACCGGCCTGAACTTCCGGACCGTACCGATCGAGCCGATGTTCGACGCGTACATGGGCTCGCTGGGCCTGACCGGGCTCGCCGAGGAGAACCTCCAGTCCCGGCTGCGCGGCACCATGCTGATGGCGCTCTCCAACCAGGAGGGCCACATCGTGCTGGCCCCGGGCAACAAGTCGGAGCTGGCCGTCGGCTACTCGACCCTGTACGGCGACTCGGTCGGCGCGTACGGCCCGATCAAGGACGTCTACAAGACGGACGTCTTCCGCCTCGCCGAGTACCGCAACCGTGCGGCGGCCGAGCGCGGCGAGACCCCGCCGATCCCGGAGAACTCCATCGTGAAGCCGCCGAGCGCCGAGCTGCGCCCGGGGCAGGTGGACACGGACTCGCTGCCGGACTACCCGGTCCTCGACGGGATCCTGGACCTGTACGTGGACCGGGACCAGGGGCTGGAGGCGATCGTCTCGGCCGGCTACGACCCCGAGCTCGTCGCGAAGACCCTGCGGATGGTGGACACCGCCGAGTACAAGCGGCGGCAGTACCCGCCGGGCACGAAGATCTCCGCGAAGGGCTTCGGCAAGGACCGCCGGCTGCCCATCACGAACGGCTGGCGCGAGCAGGCGTAG